The Spiroplasma clarkii genome has a window encoding:
- a CDS encoding ATP-binding cassette domain-containing protein — MIEFKNYFKDYKNFKLGPINVHVQAGKTTAILGLSGSGKSIMINSIIGSIKKYKGDILINDISRKKSGNHVINKLISFYTQIDFSMYELTGWEF; from the coding sequence ATGATTGAATTTAAAAATTACTTTAAAGATTATAAAAACTTTAAATTAGGACCAATTAATGTCCATGTTCAAGCTGGTAAAACCACAGCAATTTTAGGACTGTCTGGTAGTGGAAAATCAATTATGATTAATTCAATCATTGGTTCAATCAAAAAATATAAGGGTGATATTTTAATTAATGATATTTCTCGTAAAAAAAGTGGAAATCATGTTATTAATAAATTAATTTCCTTCTATACTCAAATTGACTTTTCAATGTATGAATTAACTGGGTGAGAGTTTTAA
- a CDS encoding AAA family ATPase codes for MKTIIKSLKFSGYKAFEDEVFINFETNKKKYNFNDSVIELVRDEKNLYFNNHLGFIGPNAAGKTSILTVFRIYRVFLSSGVRTFGEGILDPLTGVVDRNFSILNPEDINKNKDYLEITVELVTEEILVKHNLKIKRDFTFFEKIDVHIKKNKNYTWENIFEKNFEDKIDFITYSKYTRFENKRHFIAKEQRESLEIIKKTANIIDSIASSIMTISSETTKMNWTGDLNRLLLRNHHNDEAIKKIQDFLGTIAKSVDPQIAGAQIQKVMINDMPTFNFSFILKNEDKAAWSALSVGTWKIIGIFMKLYLLKQINAKNVYVLIDEIDNSWHPNLTKIFLRLVKSKMFASTTFLFTFHNPYIASEIRHDALYIVSENQEVVNWPEKIKEFSENGAPRLSTKFEIKYLDEVVCSGPENFKAEEIYDFFGE; via the coding sequence ATGAAAACAATTATCAAATCATTAAAATTCAGTGGCTACAAAGCTTTTGAAGATGAAGTTTTTATTAACTTTGAAACAAATAAAAAGAAATATAATTTTAATGATTCAGTAATAGAGCTAGTTAGAGATGAAAAAAACCTCTATTTCAACAATCATTTAGGTTTTATTGGACCAAATGCTGCTGGGAAAACTTCAATTTTAACAGTATTTAGAATTTATCGAGTTTTTTTATCAAGTGGAGTAAGAACTTTTGGTGAAGGTATCCTTGATCCACTTACAGGAGTAGTTGATCGTAATTTTTCAATTCTAAACCCTGAAGATATAAATAAGAATAAAGATTATCTTGAAATCACTGTTGAATTAGTAACTGAAGAGATTTTAGTTAAACATAATTTGAAAATAAAAAGAGATTTTACTTTTTTTGAAAAAATTGATGTACATATTAAAAAAAATAAAAACTACACTTGAGAAAATATATTTGAAAAGAATTTTGAAGACAAAATTGATTTTATTACTTACTCAAAATATACAAGATTTGAAAATAAAAGACATTTCATAGCCAAAGAACAAAGAGAGAGTCTGGAAATTATCAAAAAAACTGCTAATATAATTGACTCAATTGCTTCATCAATTATGACAATTAGTTCTGAAACAACCAAAATGAATTGAACCGGAGATTTAAACAGATTATTATTAAGAAATCACCATAATGATGAAGCTATTAAAAAAATTCAAGATTTTCTGGGAACTATTGCAAAGTCTGTTGATCCACAAATTGCTGGTGCACAAATTCAAAAAGTTATGATCAATGATATGCCCACATTTAATTTTTCATTTATACTAAAAAATGAAGATAAAGCAGCATGATCTGCTTTATCAGTTGGTACCTGAAAAATTATAGGTATTTTTATGAAATTATACTTATTAAAACAGATTAATGCAAAAAATGTTTATGTTTTAATTGATGAGATTGACAATTCATGACACCCAAATTTAACTAAAATTTTCTTAAGGTTGGTTAAAAGCAAAATGTTTGCAAGTACAACATTTTTATTTACATTTCATAACCCCTATATCGCAAGTGAAATTAGGCATGATGCACTTTACATAGTTTCAGAAAACCAAGAAGTTGTGAATTGACCAGAAAAAATTAAGGAATTTAGTGAAAATGGTGCTCCAAGATTAAGCACAAAATTTGAAATTAAGTATTTGGATGAAGTGGTTTGCTCTGGACCCGAAAACTTCAAAGCTGAAGAGATTTATGATTTTTTCGGAGAGTAA
- a CDS encoding nitroreductase family protein, with product MTKSLQLLTDRRSAKRFKSDFKITNEQITELLESARLAPSSFGMEPFRVLFIKNKAIREKLLGPWWNQVGSLPQMGWCCDYLQKKMLWLMK from the coding sequence ATGACAAAAAGTTTACAACTATTAACAGATCGTAGATCTGCAAAAAGATTTAAAAGTGATTTTAAAATCACAAATGAACAAATTACAGAGCTACTAGAATCAGCTCGTTTGGCACCATCTTCATTTGGTATGGAACCATTTCGAGTTTTATTTATTAAAAACAAAGCAATTCGTGAAAAATTATTAGGACCTTGATGAAATCAAGTTGGATCACTGCCTCAAATGGGTTGATGTTGTGATTATCTCCAAAAAAAGATGTTATGGTTAATGAAGTAA
- a CDS encoding nitroreductase family protein, which yields MLWLSPKKDVMVNEVIAEQNKQNIPDGFDEIRQAMKDGLTGVWAAHNISEEQWAAKQAYISLGTTLNTAQELGLDVCPSEGFDPKAVMEVLASDGLADATHENVVVGMFVGKVDTSQDFHHFFNKSRKAPEKAYKIIE from the coding sequence ATGTTGTGATTATCTCCAAAAAAAGATGTTATGGTTAATGAAGTAATTGCAGAACAAAACAAACAAAATATTCCAGATGGTTTTGATGAAATTCGTCAAGCCATGAAAGATGGTCTTACTGGAGTTTGAGCTGCACACAATATTTCAGAAGAACAATGAGCAGCAAAACAAGCGTATATTTCCTTAGGGACAACCTTAAATACTGCACAAGAATTAGGACTTGATGTTTGTCCATCAGAAGGTTTTGATCCTAAAGCAGTAATGGAAGTTCTAGCAAGTGATGGTTTAGCAGATGCAACTCATGAAAATGTTGTAGTAGGAATGTTTGTTGGAAAAGTTGATACAAGTCAAGATTTCCACCATTTCTTTAATAAATCTCGTAAAGCACCAGAAAAGGCATACAAAATAATTGAATAG
- a CDS encoding Vmc-like lipoprotein signal peptide domain-containing protein, with product MKKLLSALSALTLMTSTVTTVVACGNKKEDNSDNNDNQNEESLKNSMLQGAEFMSKVIIAARHENLNFNVNELLSSLITPEATLMRMPQSYEYEGKNININGALSNYKKLLAPTIATLDQDHYAGTFASYIMGMYDDDFYKTIINGERSFNDTMNQDGDVGFNKADKNALGYLAGLNKDLSLASSDSRRSLAWGIQDTGALTNYLLKQGFDGGNPGDTRARWGGLIGNPGSGADVNKGGTNGGGYAFYNSLMAIGSSAYNIPVKDKTVKTKLANLDPKITYTAGGTSAAASKINDISFNEMGATIAKSGQSNNVNGGIALFASMAENLSTTASGALTTAEFTNYLLPVLITDIGADGFLQSLSFTLLTNIWKSFNEISKTTDESLVNLFGIEAINEMEKLDAAPVPNSSTSNESVKRDQIGYDVLYKWAPKDQENPGTNAQIIVDLVNKLAEKYANADSTQIEELNTKLFYGYDGAISNQYKNFIDDKGNVFAPGIGMGLENWNNLIKSDEGLGGINLLQLGQGAYEMALDENLQKQVEKVHTEFGGREMAFRNLTSSEKQKFLQLLGYNGSGFEKDSYLGRTYSGFTDESVIGQKQFAMLFKSMKNVVNSGMKDVHEKAFQYIYDDQYWTTSESKVIGTSNLDLNGSLEFTLKYTGIGDKSSNASSQHAKVVVPENFNPYQTILKNQTKLLPEASQPREGALSKIDTSRKSGVVLGVEQNVVKTDDDLIKYDGVGLLNNYDKVDFEYKVKWENISNDQSNPYWVITGIDCFNNGQQFYNIY from the coding sequence ATGAAAAAATTACTTAGTGCTTTAAGTGCACTTACTTTAATGACCTCAACTGTTACTACTGTGGTTGCTTGTGGAAACAAAAAAGAGGATAATTCAGATAATAATGACAACCAAAATGAAGAATCACTAAAAAACAGTATGTTACAAGGAGCAGAATTTATGTCAAAAGTCATTATTGCTGCTCGTCATGAAAATTTAAATTTTAATGTTAATGAATTACTGTCAAGTTTAATTACACCAGAAGCTACTTTGATGAGAATGCCTCAAAGTTACGAATACGAGGGTAAAAATATTAATATTAATGGCGCATTATCAAACTACAAAAAATTACTAGCACCAACAATTGCTACTTTAGACCAAGATCATTATGCAGGAACATTTGCAAGTTACATCATGGGAATGTATGATGATGATTTTTACAAAACTATTATTAATGGTGAAAGATCATTTAATGATACTATGAACCAAGATGGAGATGTTGGTTTTAATAAAGCAGATAAAAATGCTTTGGGTTATTTAGCTGGTTTGAATAAAGATTTAAGCTTGGCAAGCAGTGATTCACGAAGATCACTTGCTTGAGGAATCCAAGATACAGGTGCTTTAACAAACTACTTGTTAAAACAAGGTTTTGATGGAGGAAACCCAGGTGACACAAGAGCTCGTTGAGGTGGATTAATTGGAAACCCAGGCTCAGGTGCTGATGTAAATAAAGGTGGAACCAATGGAGGGGGTTATGCTTTTTATAATTCGCTAATGGCAATTGGCTCTTCTGCATATAATATTCCAGTTAAAGATAAAACAGTTAAAACAAAACTTGCTAATCTTGACCCAAAAATAACATATACTGCTGGAGGTACAAGTGCAGCAGCATCAAAAATAAATGATATTTCATTTAATGAAATGGGAGCTACAATTGCAAAATCTGGACAATCTAATAATGTTAATGGTGGTATTGCCTTGTTTGCATCTATGGCTGAAAATCTATCAACAACAGCTTCAGGTGCTTTAACTACAGCTGAGTTTACAAATTACTTATTACCTGTGTTAATTACAGATATTGGAGCTGACGGTTTTTTACAATCATTATCATTTACTCTATTAACAAATATCTGAAAATCATTTAATGAAATTAGCAAGACAACTGATGAAAGTTTAGTTAACTTATTTGGTATTGAAGCTATTAATGAAATGGAAAAATTAGATGCAGCACCTGTACCAAATAGTAGTACGTCAAATGAATCTGTTAAAAGAGATCAAATTGGGTATGATGTTTTATATAAATGAGCACCAAAAGATCAAGAAAATCCAGGAACTAATGCTCAAATTATTGTAGATTTAGTCAACAAGTTAGCAGAAAAGTACGCAAATGCAGATAGTACACAAATTGAAGAGTTAAACACTAAATTGTTTTATGGCTATGATGGAGCAATTAGCAATCAGTACAAAAATTTTATTGATGATAAAGGAAATGTGTTTGCACCAGGTATTGGTATGGGTCTTGAAAACTGAAATAACCTAATCAAAAGTGATGAAGGGCTTGGTGGAATTAACTTACTACAATTAGGTCAAGGTGCTTATGAAATGGCACTTGATGAAAATTTACAAAAACAAGTAGAAAAAGTACACACTGAATTTGGTGGTAGAGAAATGGCTTTCAGAAACCTAACAAGTTCAGAAAAACAAAAATTTTTGCAATTATTGGGGTATAATGGTAGTGGATTTGAAAAGGATTCATATCTTGGCAGAACATACTCAGGATTTACAGATGAAAGTGTCATAGGTCAAAAACAATTTGCTATGTTGTTTAAGTCAATGAAAAATGTTGTAAATTCAGGGATGAAAGACGTCCATGAAAAAGCCTTTCAATATATTTATGATGACCAATACTGAACAACAAGTGAAAGTAAAGTTATCGGTACTTCAAATCTTGATTTAAACGGTAGCTTAGAATTTACTTTAAAATACACAGGGATTGGTGATAAATCATCAAATGCCTCATCGCAACATGCTAAGGTTGTAGTACCCGAGAACTTCAACCCTTACCAAACTATCTTGAAAAATCAAACAAAACTTTTACCTGAAGCTAGCCAACCAAGAGAAGGTGCTTTAAGTAAAATTGATACAAGTAGAAAATCAGGAGTAGTTCTTGGAGTAGAACAAAATGTTGTAAAAACTGATGATGATTTGATTAAGTATGATGGAGTTGGCTTGTTAAACAATTATGACAAAGTAGACTTCGAATATAAAGTTAAATGAGAAAATATCTCAAATGATCAATCAAACCCATATTGAGTAATTACTGGAATTGATTGTTTTAATAATGGACAACAATTCTATAACATATACTAA
- a CDS encoding ABC transporter permease, which yields MLLFKNGFRKLIREYMQFLIFIILIVLAAIFTASFGIVNSNLTRTNNAITKNFNNYDYSFKYTSSGYKSNDTQTLNPWFAFNTDLVSKSQKENFATLTIGDNADAVLKPYEFNIAKNQANEFTYDSAIYHYNSNYYVNFGFGDTESSFSKSKDQSFKPTPQQAVINYSVEDKIKTVASGEFGRFYRFNFESKFFKNSLFGKLYAQNANFQGELSSTAIAAATEIFDYMFYLNNSAITSVLKATIAEYYEKNANEANINNLVENFVNGDGDNTNKTIADLQTNGFNGRIGNFVEKQYFLYNQPNFTKAFYTTNSNHYMIQQLQKNGTYLIKDFESRSLFWNPTDVSGFLINSKNITAKNLFETYFKLIGTATGFNLDLTSEVVMWNLDGQKFRYISAFYNETTEQNTTITKFYNEELYTIYDSFAAEDYLTRNSFMVSNGFVKANNWSLGKSYEIFPGFSGIQAQYRLDAIGVDAYNTYPTIYEEDLITNQNNEAIFYINAATFEAMFNHDRNSSKLLDDSAYQDVSRVYLNYVGAKTAKADNLNLFKLYLADNMSSIKEVQEVLNEGTESKIFDEETSLSRANVQSTAETPTLVLRSTMFPTVTSMFLVISIIFCLIFVSCILFMVYTITKKVMQSHRKQIGNLKSLGYSKFNILINYWLYMIIPITIITPIGWAISLFLQIPIMNIFEHYFNIPTMFTIDWVLLLILWPAFIGVNSLMVVLVVYNTVKEPSLVLLAELKTVQTNSWFTRFIRRFKVGTFSNKLRLTLVSVSWKGLTTFFGVILLSSFILTISSLVPSTIGKMNEEFFRNVNYANQFNYAKTIINNPLTRTEFYQASDDLKEDNSAISSFNTYVKSKNTDNYLNLLQDFDNWKNEDDNKYLQTFEDVFLNNVLTFKGVSISPGMLEEVITASGKINNPTTQSQVKKTINAFTCQVLPQLFGQDAIAGETNDYNDCIKSISNNLIPSTVKQMWVEDDNNFKNFGFNFSLVPYNATEDEMVTYVQASDAKTRLDLQVYGIDQAAGLHNLNLSKLDAVKYDAALDYIPVLISEKMRLQGYGVDSTFNLNVPVEVLTLQTKTGYNILQDSAWKYADQNHQIADLYTIDLDKLTYSQKTYAGNEASGASGTTFYYKEGNQYKEYNDLSKIQLDLDVSQVDPDLLALVNAEYEEYSKKPVEIVNNILTVNPFDVFTYENGQPNRLTPGDIAVTGTNTWMNIALKEGLLANEVTQAQTKPVKVVGVEKMYNGNFLYTDQLYANEMLGFKNPAARKNFANNSSVNIWSNAKLSKNSLVTDQMQRYILTPENMNNTTIGFNKFMTQLIGKTDYVNMKKAAVNDLIGSVLSIIVIFIIICLFTSIIVIYLITDMFVGKYKVFMNYMRIQGYSLQEVNAIIIWIFLPLTILACSLGFGLVLLTVYTIIPAALISLNIAVPLMLNWFMFPIIFAAVLAIFGTAYGIIIREMSKVNLAMMMG from the coding sequence ATGTTACTATTTAAAAATGGTTTTCGAAAGTTAATTAGAGAATACATGCAGTTCTTGATTTTTATCATTCTAATAGTACTAGCAGCTATTTTTACTGCGTCTTTTGGGATTGTGAATTCTAACTTAACTAGAACTAACAATGCAATTACCAAAAACTTTAACAACTATGACTATTCATTTAAATACACAAGTAGTGGTTACAAATCCAATGACACCCAAACCTTAAATCCATGATTTGCTTTTAACACGGATTTGGTTTCAAAAAGTCAAAAGGAGAATTTTGCTACTTTAACAATTGGAGATAATGCTGATGCTGTTTTAAAACCATATGAATTTAACATTGCCAAAAACCAAGCGAATGAATTTACTTATGATTCAGCAATTTATCACTATAATTCAAATTATTATGTTAACTTTGGTTTTGGAGATACTGAATCAAGTTTTAGTAAAAGTAAAGACCAAAGCTTTAAACCAACACCCCAACAGGCAGTAATTAACTATTCAGTTGAAGACAAAATTAAAACTGTTGCTAGTGGTGAATTTGGACGCTTTTATCGTTTTAATTTTGAAAGCAAGTTTTTTAAAAATTCTTTATTTGGAAAACTTTATGCCCAAAATGCCAATTTCCAAGGAGAACTGTCTTCAACGGCAATTGCAGCAGCCACTGAAATATTTGACTACATGTTTTATTTAAATAATTCAGCCATAACTTCAGTCTTAAAGGCAACAATTGCAGAATACTATGAAAAAAATGCAAATGAGGCAAACATTAATAATCTTGTTGAAAATTTTGTTAATGGTGATGGTGATAACACCAACAAAACTATTGCAGATCTTCAAACTAATGGATTTAATGGTCGTATTGGAAACTTTGTTGAAAAACAATATTTCTTGTACAATCAACCCAACTTCACCAAAGCATTTTATACAACAAATTCCAATCATTATATGATTCAACAGTTGCAAAAAAATGGAACTTATTTAATTAAGGACTTTGAGTCACGATCATTGTTTTGAAACCCAACAGATGTTTCAGGATTTTTAATCAATTCAAAAAACATCACAGCAAAAAACCTGTTTGAAACTTATTTCAAACTAATTGGAACAGCCACTGGTTTTAATCTTGATTTAACTAGTGAAGTTGTGATGTGAAACTTGGATGGACAAAAGTTCCGCTATATTTCAGCCTTTTACAATGAAACCACAGAGCAAAACACTACCATTACAAAGTTTTATAATGAAGAACTTTACACAATTTATGATAGTTTTGCAGCTGAAGACTACTTAACTAGAAACAGTTTTATGGTTTCTAATGGGTTTGTCAAAGCCAACAATTGAAGTTTGGGTAAAAGTTATGAAATTTTCCCAGGTTTTAGTGGAATTCAAGCTCAATATCGTTTAGATGCAATTGGGGTTGATGCTTACAACACTTATCCAACAATTTATGAAGAAGATTTAATTACAAATCAAAATAACGAAGCAATATTTTACATTAATGCAGCTACCTTTGAAGCCATGTTCAACCATGACCGAAATTCTTCAAAGTTACTTGATGACTCAGCTTATCAAGATGTTAGTCGAGTTTATTTAAATTATGTTGGTGCAAAAACTGCTAAAGCAGATAATTTAAATTTATTTAAACTGTATTTAGCAGACAATATGTCATCAATCAAAGAGGTGCAAGAAGTTTTAAATGAAGGAACTGAGTCAAAGATTTTTGATGAAGAAACTAGTTTATCTCGCGCTAATGTCCAAAGTACAGCAGAAACACCGACTTTGGTTTTACGTAGTACCATGTTTCCAACAGTGACTAGTATGTTTTTAGTTATTTCAATTATCTTTTGTTTAATTTTTGTTTCTTGTATTTTATTTATGGTTTACACCATTACTAAAAAAGTTATGCAGTCTCATCGTAAACAAATTGGTAATTTAAAATCCTTAGGTTATTCAAAATTCAATATTTTAATCAATTATTGGCTTTACATGATTATCCCAATCACTATCATTACTCCAATTGGTTGAGCAATTAGTTTATTTTTACAAATCCCAATTATGAACATTTTTGAACATTATTTTAATATTCCCACAATGTTTACAATTGATTGAGTTTTATTACTAATTTTATGACCGGCCTTTATTGGGGTTAATTCCTTGATGGTGGTTTTAGTGGTTTACAACACAGTTAAAGAACCATCACTAGTTTTATTAGCTGAACTCAAAACAGTGCAAACCAATTCTTGGTTTACTAGATTTATTAGAAGATTTAAAGTTGGAACCTTTAGTAATAAACTAAGATTAACTTTAGTTTCAGTTTCTTGAAAAGGACTAACAACTTTCTTTGGAGTTATCTTACTATCAAGTTTTATCTTGACAATTTCAAGTTTAGTGCCAAGTACAATTGGTAAAATGAATGAAGAGTTCTTCCGAAATGTCAATTATGCAAATCAGTTTAATTATGCTAAAACAATTATCAACAATCCTTTGACTAGAACTGAATTTTATCAAGCCAGTGATGATCTTAAAGAAGATAATTCAGCCATTTCTTCTTTTAACACCTATGTTAAAAGCAAAAACACAGACAATTACTTAAATCTTTTACAAGATTTCGATAACTGAAAAAATGAAGATGACAATAAATATTTACAAACCTTTGAAGATGTCTTTTTAAATAATGTTTTAACTTTTAAAGGTGTAAGTATTTCACCAGGAATGCTTGAAGAAGTGATTACAGCTTCAGGGAAAATCAATAACCCAACAACTCAATCTCAAGTTAAAAAAACTATTAATGCTTTTACTTGTCAAGTTTTACCACAATTATTTGGTCAAGATGCCATTGCTGGGGAAACCAATGATTATAATGACTGTATTAAGAGTATTTCAAATAACTTAATTCCTTCAACAGTTAAACAAATGTGAGTTGAAGATGACAATAACTTTAAAAACTTTGGTTTCAATTTCTCCTTAGTGCCATATAATGCCACTGAAGATGAAATGGTCACTTATGTTCAAGCCAGTGATGCTAAAACTCGTTTAGATTTACAAGTTTATGGTATTGATCAAGCAGCTGGTTTACATAATTTAAATTTAAGTAAACTAGATGCTGTTAAATATGATGCAGCACTTGACTACATTCCAGTGCTAATTAGTGAAAAAATGCGCTTACAAGGTTATGGGGTTGATTCAACCTTTAATTTAAATGTTCCTGTAGAAGTTTTAACACTGCAAACTAAAACAGGTTATAACATTCTTCAAGATAGTGCCTGAAAATATGCAGATCAAAATCACCAAATTGCTGATTTATACACCATAGATTTAGATAAATTAACTTATTCACAAAAAACTTATGCTGGAAATGAAGCTAGTGGTGCTAGTGGAACTACTTTTTATTATAAAGAGGGAAACCAGTATAAAGAGTATAATGATTTAAGTAAAATTCAACTAGATTTAGATGTAAGTCAAGTAGATCCTGACTTATTAGCATTAGTAAATGCTGAATATGAAGAATATTCAAAAAAACCTGTTGAAATAGTTAACAATATTTTAACAGTGAACCCTTTTGATGTCTTTACGTATGAAAATGGTCAACCAAATCGTTTAACCCCAGGTGATATTGCAGTTACTGGAACTAATACTTGAATGAATATTGCCTTAAAAGAAGGGTTACTTGCCAATGAAGTGACCCAAGCTCAAACAAAACCAGTTAAAGTGGTTGGAGTTGAAAAAATGTATAATGGAAACTTCTTATACACTGACCAATTGTATGCCAATGAAATGCTTGGTTTTAAAAACCCAGCTGCTCGTAAAAACTTTGCCAACAATTCTTCAGTTAACATTTGAAGTAATGCTAAATTAAGTAAAAATTCTCTTGTAACAGATCAAATGCAACGCTACATTTTAACTCCAGAAAACATGAACAACACTACAATTGGGTTTAATAAATTTATGACCCAACTGATTGGAAAAACAGATTATGTTAATATGAAAAAAGCTGCAGTTAATGACTTAATTGGTTCAGTTCTATCGATTATTGTAATCTTTATCATAATTTGTTTATTTACTTCGATCATTGTAATTTATCTGATTACTGATATGTTTGTTGGTAAATACAAAGTCTTTATGAATTACATGCGAATTCAAGGTTACTCGTTGCAAGAGGTTAATGCAATTATTATTTGAATTTTCTTACCACTTACCATTTTGGCCTGTTCTCTTGGTTTTGGTTTAGTACTACTAACGGTTTACACAATCATTCCAGCTGCTTTAATTTCTTTAAACATTGCAGTGCCATTAATGTTAAATTGATTTATGTTCCCAATTATCTTTGCAGCAGTTCTTGCAATTTTTGGAACAGCTTATGGAATCATTATTCGAGAAATGTCTAAAGTTAATTTAGCAATGATGATGGGGTAA
- a CDS encoding lipoprotein: MKKLLGLLAAVGLTAASTASVVACGADIEKSNNNTNDDGENIEGLQTDLGEIDNIFSDTLLNTFKAKNSAINISDYEVFSYNQTSAQIVKKKVTEASSWKPITVNFTIKPLDITETNQALVRNIVAGIMDENGMIDQTLTISKILAQKKITKAAIRTSFAQMNGIYLNENDIEIGEVDYTNFSVSIKSKNQNILKGTDEEIITLNRNVDTTNLLKITDVGRIYLPGEMYDNRADFFDGANNPEKVGMATTAYTMVFQNIGDKNPIFAYLAKDLASSATGILSEARQNIGENLALDFLKINLGWQGQGIGTNWLAKNGVFSKDSKTTTIKFEIVKEDRAILGTYRKPKLLVKEKMQLKFQ, encoded by the coding sequence ATGAAAAAATTATTAGGATTATTAGCTGCAGTTGGTTTAACTGCAGCATCAACTGCAAGCGTTGTTGCTTGTGGTGCAGACATAGAAAAAAGTAACAACAACACCAATGATGATGGTGAAAACATTGAAGGTTTACAAACAGACTTAGGAGAAATTGACAACATTTTCTCAGATACATTATTAAATACTTTTAAAGCAAAAAATAGTGCTATCAATATTAGTGATTATGAAGTCTTTAGTTACAACCAAACTAGTGCTCAAATTGTTAAGAAAAAAGTGACAGAAGCTAGCAGCTGAAAACCAATTACTGTTAACTTTACAATCAAACCACTAGATATAACTGAAACTAACCAAGCTTTGGTTAGAAACATTGTGGCAGGAATTATGGATGAAAATGGGATGATAGATCAAACCTTAACAATTTCAAAAATTCTAGCACAGAAAAAAATCACCAAGGCTGCAATTAGAACTTCATTTGCTCAAATGAACGGAATTTATTTAAATGAAAATGACATTGAAATTGGTGAAGTAGATTATACAAACTTCTCAGTTTCAATTAAATCAAAAAACCAAAACATTTTAAAAGGCACTGATGAGGAAATCATCACCTTAAATAGAAATGTTGACACCACTAATTTATTAAAAATTACTGATGTTGGCAGAATCTATTTACCAGGAGAAATGTATGATAATCGTGCTGACTTCTTTGATGGAGCAAATAACCCTGAAAAAGTTGGTATGGCAACAACTGCTTACACTATGGTCTTTCAAAATATTGGAGATAAAAACCCAATCTTTGCTTATCTTGCAAAAGATTTAGCAAGTTCAGCTACTGGAATACTTAGTGAAGCTAGACAAAATATTGGCGAAAACTTAGCCTTAGACTTTTTAAAAATTAATTTAGGATGACAAGGACAAGGTATTGGAACAAACTGATTAGCAAAAAATGGAGTCTTTAGTAAAGATTCAAAAACTACTACTATTAAGTTTGAAATTGTTAAAGAAGATCGAGCAATTTTAGGAACTTACAGAAAACCAAAACTCTTGGTGAAGGAGAAGATGCAACTCAAGTTCCAGTAG